The sequence below is a genomic window from Macrotis lagotis isolate mMagLag1 chromosome 7, bilby.v1.9.chrom.fasta, whole genome shotgun sequence.
ACACTCTTTCTGCTTAAGACTCATGAGTAGAGCTAAGGCCTTCTCGTGTAACCACAGTTTTTTGTTCAGTGGAGCCTTCTGCTTTCTGTTTTTAAGTTTATAGATGTAATATGTAAAAACTTTAGGGTGTTATAGGATAATAGGAGTAATTTTGTCTCCAAAAGATCTCTCACCACAGCATGATTCCTCACGTAGCAAGGCTTGCATATGGGCTTGTTATTGACCATGACATAGATTTCCCCCGCAAGAACGCAGTCACAGTCAAAGCAGCAGAAATGTTTCAGATGCCAGCTCTGATTCTCTGCCTGGGTATATTCATTACTGAATATCAACTAGAAAGacgaaaaaaaaggaagaaaaaaagtcattccccccCTTTAGAGCCTAAAAACTCATTTAGCAATGGTTTTATGATTAGATTCCCTGATCCAATAAAGCATAGATATACAATCAATTTGAGAAGTAAGGGGTTAAGCTTGAAAATCAATTGAAGTACTATTTCTAACACAAATTGATTTTTATGACCATAGGCAAGTTGATTAAACCTTTGGAGCCTCTGTTACCATCTTTCTAAGATTACACATTGCTACTATGTAACAGTTGTCATACCAGAATTCCCCATAGGTTTACTTTCCCCTCAATTCCCCAAATGTGGTTTCTTTTCTTATGTTtcatacttaaaaaaagaaaatctactaTCTGACCAGTTATCTCTCAGTATATATTAAGACagtcttctttctatttctactatTAAACATACATCATAAGTTTTCTCCTCTTTGTGACACAGGAGCTTAAAATGAATTAGAAGTCAATAAATAATAGgtaaataaaacacattttacCTTGAACACATTCTAATTACCCTTCACTCTATGGTTATATTACTTTAGAGGACAACTTGGGACTAGAGTGGAGAGTGAGTGTGCGTGCGTGCATGTggtgtgcgtgcatgtgtgtgtgtatctctgtctgtctgtctatatgtCAGTCAGTCCCAGGAATCTCTTACCTCATCACACCCAGCACAGCGGGGTTTCTCACTGTCACAGTAATGCCTGCCACAGTACAGCTTCCCATTCTTCCAAAAATAGATCAAGTCGACCAGAAGCTCACTGCAGGTGCTGCAGACAAAACAGGCAGGGTGCCAAAATTTGTCATATCCAGCTCTCTCAGCGTAAACTGCGGGATCACCTTCTTTCATGCTCTGCTTGCAGCAATAGCAGGACTGAAATGGACACCATGTGGAAAAATCAAGTCACCAAACTGACAATGCTAATAAACACATAAGATTTAGtaggcattcattcattcaagggCTGCTGTCACTTGATACAATGCGAACAATGAGTTCTATATCATCCTTGGTATTCCATGTCTTCTTTTCATCTCTGTCCAAACAACTAGACCATTACTTCTTCCCACTaatatatctacaaaaatattgaCCAATCAAAGCTAGTATAGGCAGTGAATCATccatgaagaacaaaaaaagtcCCTTAATTAAATTTGTGAAATTAAACAATCCCACATCATCCCTTTGCTGTAAAATAACGTATGGTCTATATTAGGAGTTCttaacttgaagatcaaggacttttaaaaattttcataattatatttcaacatagttttctttataaacctaggcattttattttatgcatttaaaaacattaccttTGAGGAGTAAAATCACAGGCTTCAGCAGTCTGCTAAAGGGCTTCATGACACAAAAGCAATTTAGCTAAGGTAGAGATGCTCCCCTCCCTTTTGTGTTTAGCCTTAAAATGAGTAATCAATGATCAATGGGAATCTCAACCACAAATGAAAGAGGAAGCATGGGTCTAATACTGACCCTAGTCATATTGTTGTGGGCTTGCCAAGGCAACGACATGcaggaactcaaaattcaataaatctagcagctttataggggtgaattaattaaatgtttgaccaaatgtaTCCCTCAAATAATGTTATAAACATTCAGATAGCCCTTGGTTCCTCACCCCAGTCAGATGAGCAGTCTTGGAGTAAAAATGTgaccaaaaatctttttttgcacACATTTGGTTATCTGGTTATCGTTGTGACCATTAAGtgggtcacttaatctctcagtagCCCAGGCACCTTCTCTTGCTTGAGGGATTTTCCTCATTGGCAGTTGAAATTTCATCACGAAAGTCTGATCCACAGTTAGAaagtaattattcatttttataaaaagagtTCTTGAAAAAAATCCATCTAAGATTTCTTTAGATAATTCACAtcctaataaattttaaattataacaaACTTCTAAAAACATATGATTTATACATAACTTCCCTATTAGTTACTTATATCTATTTTTCCTCATTGAAAAGCTCAGTGGCTTTTAGTCAGAACTTTCTTTTgtcttactttaaaaaaacaatgatcAAGTTGTTATATAATCTGCAGCCAACTTTTGGCAAAGCTAGGAAGATTAACAAGAAaacaataagaaattaaaagcatTAAATAAAGACTTAGTTAATAAACAAAGGAGCAGAGATCAGATGgagttaggaaaagaaaaagtattggGTAAAACTAAATACCAGCATAGACAATGTCCAAAGAAAGACAACTCTGGTCATCTGCAAAAGTAAGAAATCTAGAAAAAGGTACAACCTAGAAAATTAACAACTGATTTGCTTAGTTCATCTCTCTATATCTATGTACTTATAATATTATGGTATAGATATGCTCTAACATTTATTAGAAAAGaattagtaaatattaaattcataataaattaattaaataaattaaataaatattacttatgTCAAAACTATCATATAGAAAATCATTGCATGTGTTTATAAAATTTATAGTTATAAATAAGGCATGAAATTTATTGGGAAAGAGTAATGAAATGATACTAGGAAGGTTGCCTCCCTTAGGATATAGAATTACATAGATATAGAGTTGGAGAGAGCATAAAGTCTATGAAGACAattagtttcattttacagatgagcaaagtgaggcaaaagaaaaagttGAATTATTTGCCTAGAATCATAAAGATCATGTCTAGATTTAAACAGGATTTGAAGGCAAATattcctgaccccccccccccggtgtATTATACTGACACTATTTTTACtagtataaatttaaaataaaaatacacactTTATTTCTGACATCCTTTTTCTACATTTGGTGATAACAGCtgacatttatgaagcacttttaaggtttgtaaagaggCTTAcagaatttaattcatttaatcctcacagcaactATTTGAAGTAGGTGatgatattattcccattttacagatgagagaaactTGGATTTTACTCCTTATTCTGCCACTAAATTAGCAATGTGAATGATTGGGATTTAATTTAGAAGCAGTTTGGTGGAatgctaggcctagagtcagaaaggacagagttcaaatccagtctcagattcttactagctgtgtgaccctgagtgatCCTATTTTACCTTTGAGTTAACCTCTATCTGTCTGTTTACTCAaaggtaaaataggaataatattatcacctaccttccaggattgttttgaggactAAATAAGAACCATAAGATAACAGTACTGATCACACAGGAGGCAATTAATAATTGctcacttcctttcttcttatttaccTACTGAAaagcctcagttttatcatttataGCAGAGGTGGGGAAACTTCCAGGCTGAGAGTCCTGTTGGTCTGGCAATGCCAAAGCAAGCACAAGTAGGTCTAGAAATTCAATAAGTCTATAAtctttttaagggtgaattaactaaatgtttgaccaaatatagctcGTGAATAATGtcataaatattcaaagaaaaaaggttCTACATCCTGATTTATAGAATGAGGGAACtatctagattttatttttatagacctataaaaatctaaaaactaaATAACTGTAAAACTATTGGATTAagaattaaaaaacccaaattaagTTCTGTCCTTCTACTAATTAGCTATATGATTTTGGACCAATCATTTAAATTCATTGGACTCCagttttctcattagtaaaaCTAATGGGTTGGATAAAATTAGGAATTATATCTGAgtctgtgaactttaaaaaaatatagagataactacaatttgatataattgatttcccttgcatacatatacatatatatatatatatttatgtatgtttttatGCATTTGAATACATTTTATTGAGAAGGGGACACACACAGGTTTCAATAAAGTACCAAAGGAGTCccttgatacaaaaaaaaattaataaaataaaaataaataaattaatactaaataaataaatgaatgaataaaaataaaaaataaataaattaaaagatctTTTAGGTCCACTATCTCAAATATTCAATGAAAACAACACAGGCTGCTTAGAGACAGTTtgaattatgaaaattttcttaaaagcttaaatacaaaataatttcatgtCACCATAAAAATGTATTGTAAAAtgttttagaatatattttatatacatttcacctcattttttaaaagtgcttgttcaaagccctttataattcTCCCCACATACTCTTATGAGCTAATGACCCTGGCCTCTTTGCTGTTTTTCAAACAAAATACTCCATCTCTTCACTGGCTGTTCCCTCCAACTCCAGCCATagaaccctcttctcttcttatcTCCATTTCCTGGATTTCTTGGCTTCATTCAAATCCCCGCTAAAATCTCTCTTtctcaggaagcctttcccaatccctcttaattctagtgcctttcacTCTGATTAGTCTCAGTTATTCCTATATATGGCTTGTTTGCATATAGTTGTTTGCAAGTTGTCACAGCCATTAGATGGTAACCTCTTGGAAGACAGGGattatgttttacttttcttatatACTTGGGAATTTAGCATTGTGCCTGGCAGaaagaaggtgcttaataaatgtttactgacaaTGGGCAATAAAAAGTaccattttaattttatcatttacaTAGTGATTTTAGGTCtgtaaagcctttcacaaatattttattctcacagcaaatcattttacagctaaggaaacagGCAGAGAGCTTAATGCTTTGCCCAGAATCATTTaattagtaagagtctgaaactaaatttgaactcagtcttcctgactcagggaaGATAAGGATAAATGATAACAAGTGGTATCACTTGGCTGCCAAAAATTACCTTACTATACTAAAAAGTCATTAAAGACTCAAATCAACATCTTCTAGATAGAAAGAAGTCAAGTTAAAACATTATGATTATATTTCTGGTTCTTCTTCTGAGTTCtatgaaatacaagaaaaataacttaatgtctatgtgtttttatttctccagatacaaagtcatttctttctctgtcactGCAATTTTGTGAGGGAAAAAACGTCATCTGGCATTTCTGAAAATATCCTTAACTTTCAAAGGAAAGGTGCATGAAATTAAGGGGTTACTGTTATAAAGTACAACAAATAATACAGAATCCTGGAGGATATCAAATTTTCAAGTTTCCCCACATTATTAAGAGAATTtcatcataaattattttaatatttcagtcTTTTTAGATCAATTCGACTAAACACGAACTATGATTCAGGAATTGCCCCCCCACCCTAATCCTTTGttttctcagataaaggaaaTGAATCATACTTAATAGTTGTTTTTAAGAAACAagttattatattaaataaagttacaggaagaaataccAATCATCCTAGGATTATAGACttaagagctagaagggattttaAAAGCCATGAAGTTTtaagattttcattttacagataaggaaactgaggccaaagaggttaaatgacttgggaGTGGGTAGAGTGGATTCAAACTTATTTTCTTGTGCTAGGCTCCACCATGGCCACAACACTTCTGGGGGCtgcagaaccagattaaaatgtaattgaaaaatagtttaaaaaaattaaaatacagtaaaaaatagataatttcacaTTTCAAACCATAGTCAATGTGCAACCTACAGGGATCCTTATGGATATAAATCACTcacttttatttgagtttgacactactacTTCATAATTCTAATGCATCTGCATCACTTCTatccaaggggaaaaaatttggagGAATCCTTAAGATATCAAAAGGTCtagtaacatttaaaaaaaacagtaattcaacaatttaaaaaaaacagtttaacatcaatgatttccaattttttcccttaaatatcTTCTAGAATGTAGGTGCAACTACTCTTATTTCAAAGcctatttcaaaattttcttactAATTTAAGAAGTAATTATATGGTATCATGTCTTagctttttcttctctaggctaGGCAAACCAACTCAGCTTCTTCTAAAATTTGAGTCTGGACTTGAACTCCattcttttctgatttcaaggCTGGTTCTACAGGCACTAGATCATGCTGCCTCTAGTGGTGTGTGTGGGCATAGCAATACACGTATAATGTGTAGTTGCTGTTAGCATAAAAGGAAATGCTCAAATTTTTGTCTAATTTTCATACTTAAGAAAGCAACTGAACCAATAGTCAAATAAGTGTATAGACATTTTTGGTGGTGGATGAATACCATTACAATGTCTTTTATAATCTAttataatttctatatattttctatatttttctacaattaaatatttctataattaaaaattatatttagaaaaaagcCAAGAGGTAAGGTTCATTCTTGTCCTTCCGTTAATTTCTCAATTCTTCAGCATAATTAGTGAAGCTCATAGAGGAAAACCCCAACTCTAAACAACAATTTCAATGTCACTTCTTAAAGTTAattgattgaattaaattttgCTTTCATTTGTTTCTCTTGTCTACTATTCTGCTAGAGAAGTATGAGGAAGTAGGAAAAATAAGTGGACAAAGGGAGACTGAGTTAAAGCCAAGATGTGGCTCATGGCTTCAGAACAACAAAGACAAATCTGTCACTTCAAAACTTACATATTCCTCTCTGTGATCTGCTGACTTAGCTTCCACTGCTCCCACTGTGGACGTAGTGTCTCTGTGCCCACCATCAAGTGTTTGGCTGTCAATAGCTTTTGTCTCCACCTCACTGGGGAGTTTGACATCTCCCACACCGAGGGCCTCAGTCTTGTATTTCTTCACAAACTGTTCCATCTGTTTCACCTCACTGGGAGTCAGCTCATGACACTTGGAAGGATCCTGATCATGAGCAGGGAGTTGCTTTGCTAATTGTTTCTTCCTATACTGGGCCCCCTCAGAGCCAGTCACAGGTTGTTTGTCCTTTGGAAGCATCTGCATATACTGCCGAGCCTAGAGTTAGAAACAGAAAGAACCAGGGGCATAagagaattcaaaactttaaagcAAAACAGCAACTATTTCACTTAGGCAGGCAcgctttcattttttcataaaagaacaataaaggttcccaatataaataaataaataaataatgggattttttttaaaaaaaggaaattgagaatagTATTAACTATTATAGACTgatctttataaatttttaagatctttttttaaagttcagcctattttctccatcttcctGATCGATTTTTAAATGAGTCCATAtaacattttcctttatattattataaagcaATGCAAATATTAAAGAACCATGAAGTAtgaattttttcttgaattttattttcactgtCACATACAACACAAATTACATTAAGTCATGACAGCTTCACAAAGCTGCCTTcattctaatctaaatttctgaGCAAAGAAACTCTCCTAAAAGATTTCTCAGATGTCCAATTTGGCTGAAGTTCTAAGATAACTGGAAGCATGCACTGAACAGTACGCTCACTTTTCTGGCCTTATACAGTAATAGGAGGGCTCCACTGAATGCTTTCCTCAGCATCAGGGACATAAATTATATTCTTTACAATTACAGAAGTCATCCTTTATGAtcttttaataaatgagaaagtttcaAGATTTCCAAACTTGATAATGGAGTATACACAAGGTATGTATACTCTTTTCTCCCTagtaataaatgtgaaatatatccTCAAGGAATTAAAAACACTAATTCAGAAATCCTTGAAATATTCCCTAACATTTGCACAAGGGAGAAttgcaaaagatagaaagaattcTGAGTTCAAGTAATGGAACTCCCTagaagagtttattttataagaaaaacagAGCACATATGAACAATGATTGGTATCAATTTCCTTACTTTGTCAAAAAGATCCAAAAAGATAAAC
It includes:
- the TES gene encoding testin isoform X2 codes for the protein MDLENKMKKMGLGHEQGFGAPCLKCKEKCEGFELHFWRKICRNCKCGQEEHDVFMSNEEDRKVGKLFEDTKYTTLIAKLKTDGIPMYKRNVMILTNPVPAKKNVSINTVTYEWAPPVQNQALARQYMQMLPKDKQPVTGSEGAQYRKKQLAKQLPAHDQDPSKCHELTPSEVKQMEQFVKKYKTEALGVGDVKLPSEVETKAIDSQTLDGGHRDTTSTVGAVEAKSADHREEYSCYCCKQSMKEGDPAVYAERAGYDKFWHPACFVCSTCSELLVDLIYFWKNGKLYCGRHYCDSEKPRCAGCDELIFSNEYTQAENQSWHLKHFCCFDCDCVLAGEIYVMVNNKPICKPCYVRNHAVICQGCHNAIDPEVQRVTYNNFNWHASEECFLCSCCSKCLIGQKFIPIEAMLFCSVECKKMMS
- the TES gene encoding testin isoform X1, with product MGLFSLYEKGKMGLGHEQGFGAPCLKCKEKCEGFELHFWRKICRNCKCGQEEHDVFMSNEEDRKVGKLFEDTKYTTLIAKLKTDGIPMYKRNVMILTNPVPAKKNVSINTVTYEWAPPVQNQALARQYMQMLPKDKQPVTGSEGAQYRKKQLAKQLPAHDQDPSKCHELTPSEVKQMEQFVKKYKTEALGVGDVKLPSEVETKAIDSQTLDGGHRDTTSTVGAVEAKSADHREEYSCYCCKQSMKEGDPAVYAERAGYDKFWHPACFVCSTCSELLVDLIYFWKNGKLYCGRHYCDSEKPRCAGCDELIFSNEYTQAENQSWHLKHFCCFDCDCVLAGEIYVMVNNKPICKPCYVRNHAVICQGCHNAIDPEVQRVTYNNFNWHASEECFLCSCCSKCLIGQKFIPIEAMLFCSVECKKMMS